In Saccharomyces paradoxus chromosome IV, complete sequence, the DNA window CTTTATACTATCtcatttatttcatttcattttatttttatagtCGGTTAAGTGTACATAGGACTGCGTATAAGATACATAAGTAAGGCTATCcatatgttttttttttgaagaattgaatGTTTTTATTCTCATTAGCGTATTCCGAGAATAGTTCGAAAAATTGTTAAGGTAAATCAAAAGTTTTACGAGTGAGAGAAAAGAGGGATATGCTATGAGCAATAAAAGTGTAAGAAAATTAGTCAAGTGTATAGGACGATGGATGTACTTAAGGAAGTATTGTCGCTAGACCAAGCCAAATTTGACCAGCTGAAGGAAACGAGCCAAAATGAAACAGATAAAACTAATGAtccttttgaaaactatTTGAAGGATTGTAAATTCAAAGCGCCTTCAAACCAAGACCAATCACCATTTGCCAAACTGAAATCATTGCAGGAAACGCATTCTAACAATGAAACGGCTattaataaaattattCCTCAATTGATTGATTATTTAACCGAATTTACTAATAGATTATCAAACTACACACAAGATTTAGactttattaaaaaaaagtccaACGAATTACAGTCATTACTCGAATATAACTCCACTAAACTGGCACATATCTCTCCCATGGTCAATGACTTGATGATTCCTCCCGAACTCATTGATGACATCGTTAAAGGGAAGATCAATGAAAACTGGCAAGATAATATAACATTCATAGcagataaagaagaaatttatgACAAGTATAGGTACAATAATGTTGACCATGATCACAAGGACACAGAAAACTCGGCAGTGATAGCACCCAAggattttgataaattgtGTCAACTCTTGGATATCCTAAAAAATGTTATTCTAGAAAGATCGAAAAGACTTATTATCtcaaaaatcaaaactttAAGAAGTCATCATCCAGTACCATCACAGAGGATACaaacaaaattattaaaagttcaaaaaattttcccCTTCATAAGGGATAATAATCTCTCATTAGCCCTTGAGTTAAGACAGGCATATTGTTATACTATGAAATGGTATTATAGAGAATATTTCTCAAGGTATATCAGGTCACTGACTATTTTacaatttcaacaaattgaTTCCCAATTTGCATTAGGTAATGGGCTTTCGACAACATCAGTGGGTGGGTTTAGCAATTCCCCCTCCTTGTTTTTCTCAAATTACTTAACTACATCTGCTTCAAATGCTTTCTATAATAAACTCCCTGTGACAGATGAGGAAGTTGATAGATATTTtcagataaagaaaagattaaacATTCTAACGCAAGAAGATAATACAGTAATGGTATCTCAAATTGCTGAAAATAACACAGCCAAGAACTATATTGAAATTGGatttaaaaatttaaacCTAGCCATTCTAGATAACTGTACGGTGGAGTACCACtttttaaaagattttttcgCTATGAATggtgaaaattttgaggaAATTAATGGTTTATTGGAACAAATATTTCAACCAACGTTTGATGAGGCGACAGCATACACTCAGCAGCTAATTCAATATaattatgatatttttggtgTACTCATAAGTATTCGTGTGGCTAATCAATTACAATTTGAATCCGAAAGAAGAGGAATACCGTCTATGTTTGATACTTTCTTAAATGGTCAATTAATTCAATTATGGCCTCGATTTCAGCAATTAGTAGATTTTCAATGCGAAAGCTTACGTAAAGCGGCGATAACTACAAACGTGGCAAAATATGCTGGCAGCTCAACCACATCCAATAATAGTCCTTTGACTTCACCGCATGAATTAACCGTACAGTTTGGTAAGTTTTTGTCAAGTTTCTTGACATTGGCAATAACACATAAGCAGGCCATTGACGAAAGATCTGAACCGTTATACAATTCCATCATTAGGCTCAGAaatgattttgaaacagTTATGACAAAGTGCAGTAAAAAGACTAAATCACCTGAAAGATTTCTGACCACAAATTACATGTATTTATACAATAATTTACAGCAATTGCACCTGCACCTAAATATAAGCAATTCAGATGCACAAAACCACAATTTTGATTCTGCAGAAAATGTTAGCACGAAGGCTACagatgatgacgaaaatGATTCAAGCGTGCCGCTAATAATCAGAGAAACAGAGAGtcatttcaaaactttAGTTGAAGCCTTTACCAGAAGctgatgaaaataagaaCCGCATGCGACACGGCGCATGTAGAATATATTCTTATGTAAACTGATCTATGTGATTACGTATAATATGTAGAATATAGTCAAGCGTTTAACGATCAACCATCATATGTGTAGTCTACCTCGATTAAAATCCTTCAGGAACACCCTTTGCAGGTCTTTGATCTAGATCAAGGTAAATACCACCATTTTTGAACCCAAACCATTTGAACCTTACCTGATCAGTACTATCCTCATCTGTCGTTTCACCACGCCTGATATCTGTCCTTCCCTCTTCCCTAGAGATGGGATCTTGAATCTGCTGAATGATTTTATAAGCTTCCACATCAGAATACGGCACACCAGTTCTTGGATCAAAGTACTGACATTCCTTATTTGTAattaaacatttttttcttatacCATTGGCTAAGAAAACACCTGTTGGAGGTTgtgttttgattttaattTCCAAATCCTTATTTGTCTCTGTATTGATTTGATGAACGATTTTCTTATCGTATTCACCAAAAGATGGAAAATTTGCTAGAGCTGATAAATCAAGAGATATATCTACGGTAGAAGACGATACTGAAGACTGAGATGGTGACGGTAAAATGGAGTGGAAAACAGTTTTCATATCTTGTGGACGCTGAGTGGCGGATAATCCATTTGTGTAAGCCCACTGATCACCAAATAAATTTGTATTAAAATCTTTTAAATTCGGCGGCGTATTAGGAAAATCATAAAGTGTGACAAAGTTTCTGGAGGTTAATTGTTCAGGTCCTTCGTAGATAGGTGTTGGTAAAGAATCCTCCGTGGAAGATTCATTCATGTTAGCTGtggttttttttgaaggtgACTCTTCAGTGTCAATTATGGCCACTTGCGGATGATCTGTGAACGTAACTTGTTTTGAAGCAGTAGTAGCAGTATTGCTCTCGATCTCTCGGGGTGTATTATGAGGAAAGTTCTTGGTGTCTTCAATTTTCACACCAGGttcaatatcttctttaatatctGTATCCTTAGAGATCAACATAGTATCTTCAGTGCCAGTAGAGTTTAACGGCGGAGGTGTTGCTGACTCATCACTTTGTGAGATCGCTTGGCCAGCAGGTGATGATTctttaaaagaattttctttattctttagAGCACTTGTCAattcatcttttatttctttactCTGTAAATTTTGTATTGGCTCGCTTACATTGGTGATTTTCTGCTTGGCATCTGTTATATCTTCTTGTGATTGGCCGTTGGAAGCCTCATCAACGGTATTCTGGTTGTCTGCATTTTCATTCAATGTGACATCAGGTAATGGTGTTGGCTTTAGCTCCTCTGGGTTTACAGTTTTTACCACTGCATCTGGACTCCATCCTTCTTCAACCGTATCATTAGTAGAATCTTTTCCAACTTCAAACATTTCTTGGTTGTGTACGGTGGAAGAATTTTCCTCCGCAGGATTTACACTATCGTCGTTCCTTGTTGATCCCTCTCTTTCCTCCTTTTTATCGTCTGATGTATCCTGCTGACAGAGATTtagtttcttctttgacTTCCTAggatatttcttctttttcttgtcaCGTTTACTCAATTGTTCCTGCCAGTATTTACGATCATCTAATTCCATTGCTGGGGTCATTAGCCATGCAGTAGACAAAAATTGTAGTATAGTTTCATTTGGCTGGAATTTCAgtttttgtcttttctgTAAAGCTAAACGattctctttcttccaaaCTTCTTGTTCCTTGAACTTATCTAGTGACAAAATATTCAGCTTCTCAGTCTCCTTGGCAATTCTTAATCTCTCTTCTTGAGTCAACATATGCTGAGACTCCTTCTCTTTGTGCTTCcttattctttcttgtataacttttctctttttctcaGCTTTAGACAATTTCTCATAAACTTTCATTGTATTTTCCATTACTGATGATCTTTTAGAAGTTCTCCTAGTGTTTAACAGTAAAGTCTCTGCATTCAATTGTTCATGGCTATGGTGTGATCTTGGTGCAGCATCCCCTTTTATCGACTTAGGTTTGGgcttttgctttttgatTATTACGGGACCCTTCTGtaatttcttgtttcttttttttcttgagaGTAGCTCTTGTCTTCGTATTTCCCTTTCCTCtgcatcttcatcattttcgttGCTGGAATTTTCAGATTCGCTACTGCTGAACATTAAATCATCAGCTACTTGCTCACTTGAAACCTGAGAGTGTTCTCTTGTTATGCTTTGGGTCtcatcgtcttcttcttcttccccttcatcattatcatctTTTGCCATTacttcaaaatcttcatcatcctcatcttcCTGAAACAACAGTCCGatttcgtcttcatcatcatcgtcacCGTTCTTGTAAGAAGAAAGTTGTCTTTTGGTGGATTCTATATCCCTCAGTTCCTGTTCCAATAGTTTCTGTAATTTATTACCGGCATTGGACCTCCTCGATCGTGTTTGTATAATAAACTCCGTGTTGTAATCTAGACCATTATCATCACCTTCATCGCTCATCGTAACTTATCAATCCTCTTTGGTTTCACTTTCCTATGTATTCATTTATCTATATAGTACTTTCAGCTTATTGCTTTTTCTACGTGAGTTTTctaggaaaaaaagaaaatcacCAAAACCTAAAGAAAGGTACGTACTTTGCTTAccattaaagaaaatataaagaaaaagggaGAAGAGAGGTGAAATGTATGTATGTAACTTTGtctgcttttcttttcattgaGCGCTCTCTaaagctttatttttatcttcagtATCCAAGTTTGgctcttcatcaataaaagCCGGTGGCGCATTCGCACCTAGTAGGTAATTGGGCATATCGTTACCTAATGAGTTCTCGCTCGTCTGCAAAGTGAAATCTTCTTGTGCCAGAGCGTCCAGTTCTGCATCCAGTTCTGCATCACTAATGTCGTCAAGCTCGCCATTACTGTTATTCATTGCCAACACTTCTTGTAGCTCATCACCTTGTTCTATTAAATCCAGCATTTCATCCTGCATATCCTGTAGTTTGTCAATATTTATCTTGCCGTACTGGGCCTTCATAGCATTATTAGTTTGCTTTAATGCGTTTATGGTGATCATTGTGTTTTGCAAATTATCATTTGTTAACTGGGCTTGCGTCATGGACCAAGATTGAGAATCCAAAGAATCCTTCATATTTTCCAACTGTTTACGTTTGTTTAGAATCTTCAAAGCCTGTTTTCTTAATGACGGTTGCTTATTGTTTGATCTTTGtaaattcttttgaatattttgcaGCTGGAAGTTCAACTGGGCGATTTGAGTGTCTAATTGGGATATCCTGTTCGATAATGACTGTTGGGCCTGATTCATGGATTGGTTCGACTCTTGTAAGAGTTGGTCATGgcttttcttgtttccaTATCCGAAAATCCTATTCATTATTGCCTTGGAGAGTTTCTAGGTGTGGTCTCAATAAACTATACCTTACTCcttttatattctttcGTAAGActactttttttagatgtgctttttctcttgttcAAAATCCCACATTTTTGTATggctgaaaaagaagaacaggAAAGAGAAAGGTCAACAAGCAAAAGATATATACAAAGTtacaaatatatacatatatacgTGTGTATCTGTTGTGTCTGTGTGGATAGAGAAAAATGTTCACGcgattatttcttcaaatattgGGCCAATTCTTCGATGGAAATCAAAGGAATGCCATGTTTCTTACCAAATGCTTGACAGTCTTTTAGTCTCATCATCGTTCCCTGTTCGTCGTCATTGACCAATTCACCAATAACAGCCACCGGGCTTAGTGCGCTTAGTTTACACAGATCGACACCGGCCTCAGTGTGGCCTCTTCTCTGTAAAACACCGCCATCAGCGGCTCTCAAGGGACAGATGTGCCCTGGttttaaaaaagattttggCGTAGAGGAAGAGTCCGCAAGGGCCTTACAAGTCAACGACCTGTCATAAGCGGAAATACCTGTGGTGGTACCCTGGGCTACATCTACTGTTATTGTGTATGCAGTTCCATGCCTGTCGTCGTCATTGGATTCGAACTTCATGCCTGTTCTTAGTAGTGGGAGGTCCAGTTTATCAGCAATGGTATTCGTCATGGGAGCACAGACGTAGCCTGAAGAGTGGCGTACGAGGAAGGCCATCTGCTCGGTACTGATATTTTCAGCAGCGCAAATAAGGTCACCTTCGTTTTCACGACCGGCATCGTCCATAACAATTACGAACTTATTCTGCTTAAAGTGTTCTACAGCTTGATCAATTGGTGTAAACATTTTGATGAgtgctttttcttcttttctttttttatcttttggtattttgcttttgttgGAGATATTTACCATTCACCTGACATATATACGCcaatgaaattttcacAATAGCACATACATTAATAATAGCCTTggttttttccttcaattcTCGCTAAGAAATTACTCATCAGGCAATAACGGCGCTCACCCGCCTCGCAGCGGCGTTAGGAGATAACAGCGGCCGTGTAGAGAGACGTCTTAGAATCGAAAGCCCAATTTACAACAACGTGACGACCATCTGCACACCACACTTCGCACCGTAGAGTGTGACTATTCTTACCTTCGTTATACTCGAGCCAACGTGCACGAAGTACAGGCGCCCCTAACAACAATGGCCCCCCTATGACAGATTTCCCGGCTCGCGCATCCCACAGCCGCACCGTCCAGTCCGTCGAACATGATAACAGAAGCATTAGCCGCCGAGCGTCGTCCCGATAGAACTCCAATCCGGTCACTCTTGTAGAGTGGCTTTCCGCAGGCTGAAACCCATTGTTGTTTAATGCTAGGTACAGCGGTCCAGGCTGATCCCAGACAACCTTATAAATACAACCGTCCTCACCACCAACCCAGATATACTGCGGGTCTTCCCACGTGTACGCCACACTTGCTATCCCAACCTCGTCAAACTTCGCTAACCGCTGCAACCGCTCCGTATATGTGCAATTATCTTTTTCCAGTGATAAAAGCTGCGATAGCGGCACGGGACGAAGCTGCTGTGGCTTCCGCAAAACTGTCAAGTCCAGGCAGCTCAACTCCATAATATTGCCGTTATCGGCTGCCACAAGCACCTTCTCTTGGCCCTGTACGCTACTTGTCTCAATGACAGCCACCACTGGATGCTGGAAGTAGTGTCTTGCCACCAGATTTCGCTGTACGACATATGCTGCCGGTGTTTCTTgccttttttgtttcagtCGAAGCTCGTACAATATGATCTTGCCCGTGAAAGTAGTCAGTAGGATTGACACTATTTTGCTGTCCGGGTGATTGCGCCGAAGAATTGTGGCTCTCATGATCCGCGTACCGCGGAACTCTACCATGTCTACCAACAGACCGTTGCGTCCGTTGGCATTGTCGCACTTCACCACGTTCACTACAGACCATGCTGCCTCGCCACTAGCATATTGGCGGTCTACTGGCGGCAATTGTAGATACACTACAACCAAGATCCCCTTTTCTGGGTCATACTCCTGTGCGATGCGATCGCAATCGGCTTCTGATTGTACGTTTTCACCGACCATGGTCCATTTCATCAGGTTATCTCCATCTTGTTGCATCTCTGATGACGCCTGCTCGGCTGACGCAGGAACTAGCGTCTCCAGCCGCGCAAAACTAGCGTTATTTAGCGTTGCCGTTGCGTCTTCTATGAGAAAAGGCTTGGCCAGTTCTAACCTTGGTTGGgtgttttcatttttgtcattattaCCCTCGTCGACTGCAGCAGAAGCATCAGAGGTCATGagattttccttttcttccgGTTTGTTCTCTTCAATTTGGTCCGTTTGAATGCCTTTGTCGTATGTTATCACTTCCTTACGTCGAATATGTGCAGTTTGAGGCTCTCGAATCTTCGAGCCTTCCTCCATCTCGGTCTGCACTGAAACACTTACCATGGTTGCCTTTGCGTGCACCCCTGTGGGGTGGTGGCGCATCATCTCGCTCCCTGGGAACAAGCTGGCTTGTTTTCGCCTCTCACGCAGCTCTTTCAATTgtcttctcttttcctcCAGTTCCTTCAATCGCTCCATCTTCACGTTTCaatcctcttctttcttgattatCCAGGATGTAATgctcttttttcctcttctctTTGTTTACGGCAAAACACGAAAACTAgctcatttctttttcttctcgCTTTGGGCTAATacagaaaatttcaaaagtaTTATATTGAGCCttaagtaaaaaaataaagattgTCAGTTTTTGGAAGACGAATAGGATATTTGACTCGATAATGGACATTAACATAGACGATATCCTTGCAGAACTAGATAAGGAAACTACTGCTGTCGACCCTACCAACATCACCcaagtttcttcttctactaCCCACAGAGATGCAAATACAATAGTGGATTCGTCATTAGACTTGAATGGCAAGACTCAAATATATGTCACTCCGCAACAGGATTTTGCCGACTTGATGAAGTCTTGGAAAAACGAGCGGTGCTCGCCAGAATTGTTGCCATATCCTCATCAGCTGATGAAAAGATTACTGAATCGAATATCCATGCAGTCTCAATTAATTGAGAACATATCAATGGGGTTCCTCGATATGCAAAGTACGTCCAATACGAATTCGCCCATGCCTAACGACTCTAAATTGCCTTTGCTTTGCATGGAAACTGAGTTAGAAAGATTGAAATTTGTTATTAGAAGTTACATACGATGTAGGCTCAGCAAAATTGACAAATTCTCACTTTATTTGCGACAATtgaatgaagatgaaaattcGCTGACCTCCCTCACAGACTTGCTATccaaagatgaaattaAATACCATGACTCGCATTCCCTGATCTGGTTGAAACTCGTCAATGATTCCATACTAAAATACATGCCCGAAGAACTGCAGGCTATTAATGATACCGAAGGAAGCGTAAACATGATAGATGAACCAGACTGGAAcaaatttgtttttataCACGTCAACGGCCCACCAGATGGTAACTGGAACGAGGACCCGTTATTACAAGAAAACGAATTTGGTAAGCCCTGCTACACGGTCACGATTGctgatttgaaagaagaggTTGAACTCACCGTCGGAAGTATTTATGTTATGAGATATGAAGTCATTAGGGATTTGTTAAGAGACGACAAAGTTGCTCTTATTTGAACTATTATGCATTACGCTTTTCCCCACGCCCACGccttatat includes these proteins:
- the VPS52 gene encoding Vps52p (Component of the GARP (Golgi-associated retrograde protein) complex~similar to YDR484W), which encodes MDVLKEVLSLDQAKFDQLKETSQNETDKTNDPFENYLKDCKFKAPSNQDQSPFAKLKSLQETHSNNETAINKIIPQLIDYLTEFTNRLSNYTQDLDFIKKKSNELQSLLEYNSTKLAHISPMVNDLMIPPELIDDIVKGKINENWQDNITFIADKEEIYDKYRYNNVDHDHKDTENSAVIAPKDFDKLCQLLDILKNVILERSKRLIISKIKTLRSHHPVPSQRIQTKLLKVQKIFPFIRDNNLSLALELRQAYCYTMKWYYREYFSRYIRSLTILQFQQIDSQFALGNGLSTTSVGGFSNSPSLFFSNYLTTSASNAFYNKLPVTDEEVDRYFQIKKRLNILTQEDNTVMVSQIAENNTAKNYIEIGFKNLNLAILDNCTVEYHFLKDFFAMNGENFEEINGLLEQIFQPTFDEATAYTQQLIQYNYDIFGVLISIRVANQLQFESERRGIPSMFDTFLNGQLIQLWPRFQQLVDFQCESLRKAAITTNVAKYAGSSTTSNNSPLTSPHELTVQFGKFLSSFLTLAITHKQAIDERSEPLYNSIIRLRNDFETVMTKCSKKTKSPERFLTTNYMYLYNNLQQLHLHLNISNSDAQNHNFDSAENVSTKATDDDENDSSVPLIIRETESHFKTLVEAFTRS
- the VPS72 gene encoding Vps72p (Htz1p-binding component of the SWR1 complex~similar to YDR485C) yields the protein MSDEGDDNGLDYNTEFIIQTRSRRSNAGNKLQKLLEQELRDIESTKRQLSSYKNGDDDDEDEIGLLFQEDEDDEDFEVMAKDDNDEGEEEEDDETQSITREHSQVSSEQVADDLMFSSSESENSSNENDEDAEEREIRRQELLSRKKRNKKLQKGPVIIKKQKPKPKSIKGDAAPRSHHSHEQLNAETLLLNTRRTSKRSSVMENTMKVYEKLSKAEKKRKVIQERIRKHKEKESQHMLTQEERLRIAKETEKLNILSLDKFKEQEVWKKENRLALQKRQKLKFQPNETILQFLSTAWLMTPAMELDDRKYWQEQLSKRDKKKKKYPRKSKKKLNLCQQDTSDDKKEEREGSTRNDDSVNPAEENSSTVHNQEMFEVGKDSTNDTVEEGWSPDAVVKTVNPEELKPTPLPDVTLNENADNQNTVDEASNGQSQEDITDAKQKITNVSEPIQNLQSKEIKDELTSALKNKENSFKESSPAGQAISQSDESATPPPLNSTGTEDTMLISKDTDIKEDIEPGVKIEDTKNFPHNTPREIESNTATTASKQVTFTDHPQVAIIDTEESPSKKTTANMNESSTEDSLPTPIYEGPEQLTSRNFVTLYDFPNTPPNLKDFNTNLFGDQWAYTNGLSATQRPQDMKTVFHSILPSPSQSSVSSSTVDISLDLSALANFPSFGEYDKKIVHQINTETNKDLEIKIKTQPPTGVFLANGIRKKCLITNKECQYFDPRTGVPYSDVEAYKIIQQIQDPISREEGRTDIRRGETTDEDSTDQVRFKWFGFKNGGIYLDLDQRPAKGVPEGF
- the VPS60 gene encoding Vps60p (Protein involved in late endosome to vacuole transport~similar to YDR486C) gives rise to the protein MNRIFGYGNKKSHDQLLQESNQSMNQAQQSLSNRISQLDTQIAQLNFQLQNIQKNLQRSNNKQPSLRKQALKILNKRKQLENMKDSLDSQSWSMTQAQLTNDNLQNTMITINALKQTNNAMKAQYGKINIDKLQDMQDEMLDLIEQGDELQEVLAMNNSNGELDDISDAELDAELDALAQEDFTLQTSENSLGNDMPNYLLGANAPPAFIDEEPNLDTEDKNKALESAQ
- the RIB3 gene encoding 3,4-dihydroxy-2-butanone-4-phosphate synthase RIB3 (3,4-dihydroxy-2-butanone-4-phosphate synthase (DHBP synthase)~similar to YDR487C); this encodes MFTPIDQAVEHFKQNKFVIVMDDAGRENEGDLICAAENISTEQMAFLVRHSSGYVCAPMTNTIADKLDLPLLRTGMKFESNDDDRHGTAYTITVDVAQGTTTGISAYDRSLTCKALADSSSTPKSFLKPGHICPLRAADGGVLQRRGHTEAGVDLCKLSALSPVAVIGELVNDDEQGTMMRLKDCQAFGKKHGIPLISIEELAQYLKK
- the PAC11 gene encoding dynein intermediate chain (Dynein intermediate chain, microtubule motor protein~similar to YDR488C), which encodes MERLKELEEKRRQLKELRERRKQASLFPGSEMMRHHPTGVHAKATMVSVSVQTEMEEGSKIREPQTAHIRRKEVITYDKGIQTDQIEENKPEEKENLMTSDASAAVDEGNNDKNENTQPRLELAKPFLIEDATATLNNASFARLETLVPASAEQASSEMQQDGDNLMKWTMVGENVQSEADCDRIAQEYDPEKGILVVVYLQLPPVDRQYASGEAAWSVVNVVKCDNANGRNGLLVDMVEFRGTRIMRATILRRNHPDSKIVSILLTTFTGKIILYELRLKQKRQETPAAYVVQRNLVARHYFQHPVVAVIETSSVQGQEKVLVAADNGNIMELSCLDLTVLRKPQQLRPVPLSQLLSLEKDNCTYTERLQRLAKFDEVGIASVAYTWEDPQYIWVGGEDGCIYKVVWDQPGPLYLALNNNGFQPAESHSTRVTGLEFYRDDARRLMLLLSCSTDWTVRLWDARAGKSVIGGPLLLGAPVLRARWLEYNEGKNSHTLRCEVWCADGRHVVVNWAFDSKTSLYTAAVIS
- the SLD5 gene encoding DNA replication protein SLD5 (Subunit of the GINS complex (Sld5p, Psf1p, Psf2p, Psf3p)~similar to YDR489W) gives rise to the protein MDINIDDILAELDKETTAVDPTNITQVSSSTTHRDANTIVDSSLDLNGKTQIYVTPQQDFADLMKSWKNERCSPELLPYPHQLMKRLLNRISMQSQLIENISMGFLDMQSTSNTNSPMPNDSKLPLLCMETELERLKFVIRSYIRCRLSKIDKFSLYLRQLNEDENSLTSLTDLLSKDEIKYHDSHSLIWLKLVNDSILKYMPEELQAINDTEGSVNMIDEPDWNKFVFIHVNGPPDGNWNEDPLLQENEFGKPCYTVTIADLKEEVELTVGSIYVMRYEVIRDLLRDDKVALI